Proteins encoded by one window of Mustelus asterias chromosome 9, sMusAst1.hap1.1, whole genome shotgun sequence:
- the yeats4 gene encoding YEATS domain-containing protein 4 — protein sequence MFKRMAEFGPDSGGRVKGVTIVKPIVFGNVARYFGKKREEDGHTHQWTVYVKPYRNEDMSAYVKKIQFKLHESYGNPLRVVTKPPYEITETGWGEFEIIIKIFFIDPNERPVTLYHLLKLFQSDSNVMLGKKTVVSEFYDEMIFQDPTAMMQQLLTTSRQLTLGAYKHETEFAELEVKTREKLEAAKKKTSFEIAEFKERLKASREAINYLKSEIKKIEDDDQGKET from the exons ATGTTCAAGAGAATGGCGGAATTCGGTCCTGACTCGGGAGGGAGAGTGAAG GGTGTCACAATAGTTAAACCGATAGTCTTTGGAAATGTTGCTCGTTATTTTGGAAAGAAACGAGAGGAAGATGGACACACTCATCAGTGGACAGTGTATGTAAAACCATACAGGAATGAA GACATGTCTGCATATGTGAAGAAAATTCAGTTCAAGCTGCACGAAAGCTACGGAAATCCTCTGAGAG TTGTTACTAAGCCACCATATGAAATCACTGAAACGGGATGGGGTGAATTTGAAATTATAATCAAAATCTTCTTCATCGATCCAAATGAAAGACCG GTGACACTTTATCATTTGCTGAAACTGTTCCAGTCTGACAGTAATGTAATGTTGGGCAAAAAAACTGTGGTGTCTGAATTTTATGACGAAATG ATTTTCCAAGATCCTACCGCAATGATGCAACAGCTGTTGACAACATCTCGGCAATTGACACTTGGAGCCTACAAGCATGAAACTGAGT TTGCAGAGCTTGAGGTGAAAACCAGGGAAAAGCTGGAAGCTGCCAAGAAGAAGACCAGCTTTGAAATTGCAGAGTTTAAAGAAAGATTGAAAGCAAGCCGTGAAGCCATCAACTATTTAAAGAGTGAAATCAAAAAGATTGAAGATGATGATCAGGGAAAAGAAACTTGA